TCCGCTCGCCGTCAGCTTGGCCTGGGGCGCCGCCGGGTCAGCCTTGCCGGAGGCGTTGACGGTCAGGGCCTCTAGCCGCCGTCCCGCAAGCAGCGCACTTTCGGACGTCAGGCTCACATTGAAGTCAGGGGCGGCGAGCGCGCCGCTCGCTTCGATGGTGAAATCGGCGACACCCTTCGCCTGGGGCGTCAGCTTTTCCAGCGCCGGGAATTTGCCCTTGAGGTTGGCGCTCAGCGCATCATTTTCGAGACTGACATTACCTTCCGCCTCGATCGTTCCGGACTTGATAGCCAGGTTCTCGACACTGGTGCGCCCGCCGATCGTCACGTCGACATCACCCTGAAGGGCGATGGTGCTGTCGAATTTTTCCGCGAGCGCTGGAGGAAGCGTCGCAGGCAATGCGAAGAATTGAACGCTGGAGGTGAGGCGGTTACCGGCAAAATCAAAACTGCCATTCAGCGTGCCGCCGACGCTTGCACTCTCAAGCGTTGCACCACTGAAGCTGACGGCCGAGGAGGTGAGGCCAAGTGGCGCCTTTATGGTGAGGGGAGCGCGCACGAGCCGGTCGATATCCGCACTCACGAAGGACGACTGCGCAATGGACAGAACGGTTGCAATCGTGCCGCTACGGTTGGCGATGTTGAGATCGGCGCTCTGGGCTGTCAGCTTGACATCGTCGAGCCTGCCCTGCGGCAGGGATAAGCTCCGCAAGGAAGCGGTCGTGTTGAGATGCGCGGCGTCAGCGTTTCCCTTGAGAGAGAGATCGAGGCCGTTAATCAGCGCCTGGACTTCGCCATTCTCGAGCGGCCAGCGGAAATCCACAGGGCCGGCAGTGCCGATAAGGTTCGCGGCAAGATCGTTCTGACCGTTCGGATCGACAGAGCCTGATGCCGTCAACAGCAGGGTGCCGGTTTCAAGGGTGCTGCTGCCGATTTCGATGCGCCCCTGTGGAAAAAGCGTTGCATTTGCATCGAGCTTCGTCTCGCCAGCAAAAAGCAGGCGGAAGGCGGGAGGCAGAAGCATATCCGGCTGACCGCCGCCGGCAATCTCGATCCGCCGCGTGCCGTCATCTCCGAGGAGGTGGCGGCCGGTCACGTTGACGACGGCGTTGCCGGCGACACTGCCGCGCAGCGTACCCGTCCAGCTGGAAAGAGGGCCGTCGCCGTTCAGGTCCAGCGCCACGGAGGGCGTGCCCGGCAGCGACAGCAGCGTTGCGAGGAGGCCGCCTTCCGGCTCCTTCATCTCTGCCTTCAGCTTCAGGACATTTTCGTTCGGCAGGAAGGCGATGTCGGCGTTGACTTCCGCATCGACGGCATTTCGTCTGTGTGCGGCAAGCGAAAGGCGCATGTCATCCGGGGCAGCCTTGAGATTGCCTTCCGCGGAGAGATCGAAGGCGCGACCGAGAAGCGGTTCGCCGAGGCTGATCTCCGGGAAGCTGAAACTATCGACCGTGATCTCGATGGGCAACGATGAACTGCTGGAACTCTTGCTGCTGTTATTCTGCTCCGATGGCAGCGGTTTGCGCTCAACATTGATCGATCCGGCCGACACCCGGTCGGCATGGAAGGTTCCGGCCAGCAGCGAAAGCGGCGACCAGTCGACGGCGATCTCGTTGATGCGGGCATAGGGGCCCTGCCGGTCCGAGAGCGTGACATTGTCGAGCCGCAGTCGCCCTGTCAGAAGACCGCTCGGTGTCGAGAGTGCGATCATCTGATCCGGCGTCGAGATGAGCGACGAAATCTGTTTTGCTGCGATTCTCGCCCCCATCGGGGTAAAGCCGATGAATAAAACCGCAAGCACGACCAGCGCGACGCCGCAGAGCGCAGCGTAGCCCAACCATTTCAGCAATCGAATCAAAGTTCTCATCAAAAGTAAACTACACTCTATTGTAAGGGTGTTCGACTGCGGCTTTTAAAATGACTGGCCAATGCCCGCATAAATGCCGAAACTGTTACCGCCATCATATTTTTCAAGCGGCATGGCGACATCGAGACGCAGAGGCCCGAACGGTGTCGCGTAACGCAAACCGATACCGGCACCAGCCCGGATATCGGAAAAATCCGGGGTTACCTCGTCTGAAACAACGCCCGCATCGATGAAAGGCACGATGCCAATCGTATCGGTGACCTTGATGCGGGCTTCAACGGAGCCCACGACATACGAGCGGCCGCCGGTTGCGTCGCCAGCGGCATTATAGGGTGATATTTCCTGGTAGCTATAGCCGCGGACGGAGCCGCCGCCGCCAGCATAAAAGCGTCTGGTGGTGGGAATGTCCTGCAGATCGCTACCGCCAACCAGCACGCCGCCGGCAAGTTTTCCCGCCATGATCAGCCGGTCTTCGGCGCCGAGGCCCTTGTAGCCTGTGATCGAGCCTTCGAAGGAGGAGAAGAACGTGCCGTTGAGTGCCTCGTAGCTCGGCTTCGCGGCGACCGATGCACGAAAACCCTCGGTTGGATTCAGCTTGTCGTCACGCGCGTCGCGCACGAACTCCAGAGGTATGGATGTCGTCAGATACTGGTTCTTGCCGAAGGCATCTTCCGTATCCGCCCATTGGACCTCGAGGCCGGCTGCGGCCGTATCGGTATCGTTCAGTTCATAGGCAAAGCCGGCCGTGCCCGTCACGGTCTTTGCGTCATAGGTGTCGGGGTGCTCGGTCTTGGCGATCAGGCTCGTCTTGAAGGTGGTACGCGGGTTGAACATGCCGGGCTTGGTGAAGGTAATGCCAGCCGAATAATCCATGCCGTCGACGCTTGATGCTTCGGCGATGCGGGAAACGGATCCTTCGATGCGCAGTGATTCCGCCTGGCCGAACAGGTTTCGGTGGCCCCAGTATCCCTGAAGCCCGATGCCTTCCGTGGTGGAATATTGCGCGCCAGCGCCAAAATAGCGGTGTTTGCCTTCGGACACTTCGATTGTCAGCGGAATGGTGCCGTCGCGCGCGAGGGTTCCCGCTTCCTTGATCGTCAGACTGGAAAAGACGCCAAGCTGACGCAAACGGTCCGCAGCCTTTCGCAGCTTCTCAGGCGAATATGGCTCGCCCCCATTGAGGCGGGAATAACGGCGGATGAAATCGCCGTCGACGGTCTTTTCGCCGGTCACGGTAACGGTGCCGAGCGGTGCTACCGGGCCACCTTCGGCCGCCATGGTGATATCGACCGTGTTCGTCGCGTGGTTGGCCACCGCTTCGCGTTTCGTCAACTTGGCAAGTGGCCGGCCTTCGGCTTTCAGGTCGTCGATGAGCTTGTTGCCGGCGCGGATGATCGCGAGCGATCCGGCATCACCACCGGTGACGAGGCCATATTCTTCGAGATTGCGGCCCGTAACATCGCCTTCCAGGCGCACGTTCCCAAGCGTGAATTTCGGGCCCGCCGTTACGGTTATGACAACGGGAACGGGCGCACGATGATCGAATACAGGGTTGGGCGGCAGGTCATCGACATTTTTGCCGGCGACCGTCACGTTCACGAGGCCGCCGTAACGGGCGTTTTCGTAGAGCGACGCGATCAGCCTGTCCCGGTCGTCCCTCGCCTTTATCAAAAGGCCGAGGTCGCCGGAGGCTGGCTTGTCCTTGTCTGACAGAAGAAGAGAGCTGTTTTCCAGGCTTTCCTTTAAGGATGCATCGGCGTCCGGGGCATTCAGGGTGACGGAAAACGCGACGGGATTGATGACCTCGACCTCCGGTTCCTCGGAACCCCAGAGGCGGACGCCGAAGAGCTTGAAGGCAAAGGCATCACGCGCAAACGCTGGATACAGGACGAACGTGAAAGCGACCGCAAGAGCGGTGCCAGCTTTCCGATACGCAATACCTGTCTTCGGGTTAGTTCGTGTTCTTCGCATAAGCTGCTTTATGGTTGAGGCTTTATTGTCGCCCTAACCCGTTTCCTGTCCGTTAACGTTGCAATTTAATCATAAATAAACGGCTTTGAGGACCCTTGGGCAGCTGTTTTGCAGCCAATAACGCAAAAAGCCCCGGGTGACCGGGGCTTCTGTGCAACTGTTATTCGCGAAGCGATTAGCGGCAACGTGCCGTGTAACGCTGGCCGTACTGGTCGCGATAATAGCAATAGCCAGGCTCGGAAGCGTTGCCGATCAGAGCACCACCGACGCCACCGATCGCTGCGCCAACAGCCGCACCACGAACGTTACCAGTGACCGCGCCACCGATGACAGCGCCGGAAACGGCACCAATCGAAGCACCCTTTTCAGTCTGCGTGCAGCTTGCGAGCGACAGGCCGACCAGCGCAAATATGATTGCCTTTTTCATGAAACTCTCTCCAACGTTACAATGAGCTCTTTGGCTCGGTAGGCGTCCCATATTTATCTGCGGCGACTGCTACCTCCGACCGCCACAGATAACTAACAATTCGATGTCGTTTAGGGAAGCCTCCACCAAGGCATTCCTCCGAGCGTAAATCGATTGTGCCCCAAACAACGGCGCGGCGCAAAAAAGGTTCCAAAAATCCGCTTTTTTGATGTGAATCAATTTTGCGCTTTTCATGAGCGGCTATAAACGGTTTATTGGAATGGTTCAAAACAACGGCGAATTGACGCAGTGGCGGCTAAAATGACCCGCAAGGGTTGACGGTCCCGGCAACGAGGCAGAGAACGATCTGGTCAATTCTGGAGCATGGCATGGACTTCGAGGCATTTTTCACGACGGAACTGCAAAGCCTGCATTCTGAGGGACGTTATCGCGTTTTTGCGGATATAGAGCGGCAGCAGGGCAACTTTCCCCGCGCGACACGCTACAACGCCGATGGTGAGCGGAAGGACGTTACCGTCTGGTGCTCCAACGACTACCTCGGCATGGGCCAGAACCCGAAAGTCATCGAAGCCATGAAAGCCGCCATTGATCACTGTGGCGCGGGTGCGGGAGGCACCCGGAATATTTCTGGCACCAACCACTATCACGTCCTGCTGGAGCGCGAGCTTGCTGACCTCCATGGCAAGGAATCGGCGCTGATCTTCACCTCGGGTTATGTTTCGAACTGGGCCACCCTCGGCACGCTCGGCCAGAAGATACCTGGCCTGATCATCTTTTCGGACGCGCTCAACCATGCCTCGATGATCGAGGGCATCCGGTATGGCCGTTGTGAGCGGGTGATCTGGAAGCACAATGATCTGGAGGACCTCGAGGCCAAGCTCCAAGCCGCTGATCCGAACGCGCCGAAGCTGATCGCTTTCGAATCCGTTTACTCCATGGACGGCGATATCGCGCCGATCAGGGAAATCTGCGATCTCGCCGATCGTTATGGCGCCATGACCTATCTCGACGAAGTCCACGCTGTGGGCATGTACGGCCCGCGCGGCGGCGGCATTGCCGAGCGCGAAGGCCTGATGGATCGCCTGACGATCATCGAGGGAACGCTCGGCAAGGCCTTCGGCGTCATGGGCGGGTACATTACCGGCTCCGCCGCGGTCTGCGATTTCGTCCGCTCCTTCGCTTCCGGTTTCATCTTCACGACGGCACTGCCGCCGTCGCTCGCCGCCGGCGCGATTGCTTCGATCCAGCACCTGAAGGCGAGCCCTTTCGAGCGGGCCCGGCATCAGGACCGCGTGCGCAAGCTGCGCGGGCTTCTCGACGCTCGCGGTATTCCGCATATGGACAATCCCAGCCACATCGTGCCGGTCATGGTTGGCGATGCTGCCAAGTGCAAATGGATTTCGGATATCCTGCTCGATAGCCACGGTGTTTATGTGCAGCCGATCAACTACCCGACCGTTCCGCGCAAGACCGAGCGCCTGCGTATCACCCCGACCCCGCTGCATAGCGATGCGGATATCGAAAACCTGGTGGGCGCACTGCACCAGCTTTGGTCGCACTGCGCGCTGGCGCGTGCCGTGGCGTAAGGCCGGTTTCTGGATCGAAGACTTTCGGGCCGCGTTCACGCGGCCTTTTCTTTTGCGGCGATGATTGCAAGCGCATGGCGGCGGGCTTCCTCGTCCGTCGCGAAAACATCGTCGATCGTTGTCGCGGATCGGCCGTCATGCAGGTGGTCCATGACCGTTTCAACGATCTCGGCCATGTCAAGGAAGCCAATGCTTCCCTCAACGAAGGCATGAAATGCGGTTTCCTCGGCGGCATTCAGGGCCGCACCCTGCAGGCCGCCGCGCTCCAGTGCAGTGCGGGCAAGGCGGATCGCCGGGAATCGCACTTCATCCGGCGCTTCGAAATCCAGCCGCGCCAGCTTTGCGAAATCCAGTCTCTCGACATTCAGATTGCCACGCTGCGGAAAGGTGAGGGCATAGGAAATGGCGGTGCGCATGTCCGGCGCGCCGAGTTGGGCGATATAGGAACCGTCCGTGTAGCCCACCATCGAATGAATGATCGACTGTGGATGGACGATCACCTCCACCTGCTCGGGCCGGAGATCGAAGAGATATTTCGCTTCGATCATTTCCAGCCCCTTGTTGAACATCGAGGCGCTGCCGATGGAAACTTTGAGGCCCATCGACCAGTTGGGGTGGGCGCGGGCGACATCGGCCGTGACATTCGCCATCTCATCGCGAGACCAGGTGCGGAAAGGGCCACCGGATGCTGTCAGGACGATGCGCTCCACCGCCTGCTGATGGTCGCCCGTCAGGCATTGGAAGATCGCACTATGCTCGCTGTCGACCGGGATCAGCCGGCCACCACCCTTCTTCACGGTTCGAAGGAAAATATCGCCGGCTGATACCAGACATTCCTTGTTCGCAAGCGCAATGTCCGCTCCGCGCCGTGCCGCCGTGAGCGTCGGGGCGAGGCCGGGCGTACCGGCAATTGCCGCCATCACCCAGCCGGCATCAATGGAGGCTGCCTCTTCGAGGCCTGCCTTGCCCGCTGCAACCGTTATGCCGGTGCCGGCCAGCGCCGATTTCAGCGCTTGGTAATTCTCTTCCTCGGCTGTCACCGCGAGCTGCGCACCAAATTCTACGGCCTGTTCCGCCAGAAGTGCGATGTTTCCCGCACCTGTAAGGGCGGCGATCTCAAACGCCTCTCGGCCTCCCAACTGGCGAACGACATCAATCGTGTTGGTGCCTATCGAGCCCGTCGAACCCAATATGGTGAGCTTGCGTGGCAATTTGCTGGCATTCGTCATCTTTGGCCCGTTTATTTATTTGGCAAATTAGGCTCTACCCGCGAAAACCTGCCATAACAAGGACAAAGCCCAGCTATTGTTTTTGTTGCCGACAAAGCCATATGCAGGAAAACAGAAGAGGACATCGATGCGACGTTTCGTGGTTTCCAGTGGCTGGATTTTTGCGGCAAGCCTTCTGCTGGTTCTCGTTTTCATTCCTTTTGATCCGCATCTTTCTGAAACCGCGCAGGCCCTGCCGGGTAAAATCGTCTCTTTCAACCGCGCCATCACGGACTTCGGAACGTTCCGCTGGATGCTCTATTCCACTGGGGCGCTAGCCATTCTCACCTATATTGCCGCGCGTGTCCTGCAAGCGCGGACCTATGGCGGGCGCCTGCGAACGGCGTGGCGGCTTCTTTCCTATTTTTTCCTGACGATCGGAACAGCAAGTATTCTCGTCCACACGCTGAAATTCCTGATCGGGCGGGCGCGGCCTGAGCTTTTTCTGGAAATGGGTGCCTATAGTCTCACACCTTTCACCGGCGACAATCTTTACGAAAGCTTCCCGTCAGGACATTCGACGGCGGCGGGGGCCTTCTTCGGCGCCTTCGCCATGCTGATGCCACGCTTCCGCTGGGTATTCCTGCTGCTTGCCCTCGTCATCGGGATTTCGCGCGTCATCGTCGGCGCCCATTATCCGAGCGATGTCGCCGCCGGATTGTTTCTCGGGACGTGGACGGCAATGGCCTTCGCCTTTATCTTCGCGCGGTCGCAGATGCTGTTTAAGTTCGATGCGCAGGGCTGGCCGCAACCGAAAAATGTGAGCCTTCCCTCCGCCGATCCGCGGTGAAGACGATGCGTGGGGGTAGAGAAGTCATGGACACCGTGAAGAGCGCTCTGGGAGACGATAGCGGGGCCGCCCAGCATATCCGCACCACCATTGCCATCGCCGGCGGCGGACCGGCGGGCGTGATGCTCGGCCTGCTGCTGGCGCGGAGCGGGATCGACGTCGTCGTGGTTGAAAAACACGGGGATTTTCTGCGTGATTTTCGTGGCGACACCATCCACCCCTCCACGCTCGATCTGATCGAGCAACTCGGTTTCATCGATGAGTTTCTGAGCCTTCCGCATACGCGTGCACCGGCGCTTCATGCGGTCATTGGCGGCGAGCGCGTGACGATTGCCGACTTTTCCCGCCTTCCGGTCCGACATCGCTTCATTGCCTTCATGCCGCAATGGGATTTTCTCAATTTCCTCGTGGGGAAAGCCGGGCAATACGAAAATTTCAGATTGCTGATGAATGCGCCGGTGACGGGCCTTGTTGAGCGCGGCGGAAAGGTCGGCGGTATCAGGATCGATACGCCGCAGGGAGAGATAGAGATCGAGGCCGATCTTGTGGTGGGGGCTGATGGCCGCAGTTCCGTCGTCCGTGAGGCCGCAGGCCTGGAGGTCCAGCGCTTCGGTGTTCCGACCGAGGTGTTGTGGATGCGGCTCTCGAAACAGCCCGGCGATCCCAAGGAAACCATGGGGCATGCCGGTCCGCGACAGGGTTTCGTCATGATCGACCGTGGTGATTACTGGCAATGCGGTTATGTCGTGCGGAAAGGGTTTTTCGCTGACATAAAGCTTGAAGGCATCGAAGCTTTCAGGCGTAGGGTGGCCGAAATCTGCCCCTTTCCCCGAGAAAGGCTGGATGAGCTTAAAAGCTGGGATGACATTTATCTTCTGACCGTCCGTATCGATCGGCTGAAGCGCTGGTGGAAACCCGGCCTGATCTGCATCGGCGATGCGGCCCATGCGATGTCGCCCGTCGGCGGCGTTGGCGTCAATCTCGCGGTTCAGGACGCCGTCGCGGCAGCGAATGTGCTTGTACCGGCAGTTCTTTCCGGTCGCGGTGTTTCAGACGACGATCTCGCCGCAATCGAAAACCGGCGATCCTTTCCCACCAAGGCAACGCAGTTTCTCCAGCGGATGATGCGTGTCGGTCGCAAAAACAAGCAGGTCGATGACGCGGAAAAAAAGAAAGGGCCGCCGGCCTTTGTGCTGGCGATCATGCGATTTCCGTTTCTGGCGCACCTCACCGGCCGATTGGTCGGACTGGGCTTTCGCCGGGAAACGATCCACACGATCTGATCTCGCCCGGAGCATCTTCGGATGCTAGGCCGGAACCGCGACCTCGTTAGCATATTTCAGGCCGATGACCGCTGAACCGATCAGCCCAGGTTCGATGCGGCATATGGCGGGCACGACCAGGGGGCGATCAAAGCGCCTGAGGATGCGGGTTCTGACGGCAACATCGAGCGCAGTAATCAGCTCCCTGGAATTTGAAAGTCCACCGCCGACCGGGACGATGGTTGCGCCGGTCACGTTGATCACCATTGCCAGGGGCGAGGCGAGAATATCGACGAGGATGTCGATGGTTCTGGCAGCCCCCGTATCGCCCCCCTGCCACGCGGCAATAATGGCCTCGCTGCTCATCTCTTTTTGGTGAAGGTGCGCGTGCAGTTTTTCCATGCCGCGAGCGCTACCGATGGCGTCGATACAGCCGACAAGGCCACAGCCGCATTCGAAGCGCGGCAGGCAGACCGGCGGGTTTCCGGCGAGCGTCGCCGCCACAGGGCCGTGGCCCCATTCTCCGGCGAAGCCGCCATCGCTGTTGATAAGCTTACCATCGATGACGAGGCCACCTCCGACACCGGTTCCGAGGATGACGCCGAAGACCACGCGATGACCGCGACCGGAACCGATTTCGGATTCGGCGATCACGAAACAATCCGCGTCGTTCGATACGATGACGGGCAGACCCAGCGCTTTTTCGAGCTCGTCTTGCAGAGCGCGGCCGTGGATGCTTGGGATATTGGCGACGGTTGCCTTGCCGGTGTCGGGATCGATGACGCCGGCAATCGACAGCGACACGCAGCCGGGCTCGCCGCCGCTTTGATCGATGACGGATTTCAGGCCGGCGGCGAAATCTTCGAAACTTGTCTTTGGCGTCGGGATGCGTGGTACAGGGCGGATATCGTCAGGAGCATAGGCCACTGCCCCCTTGATGGTCGTTCCACCGATGTCGAAACAGACGATCATGAGTCAGGCTCCGGTCCGTGCGGCGTCAAAGATTTTTTCGCCCGCTATCCATGTGGAATGCATCTGAAGGTCTGATGTCAGCATGACGAAATCGGCATCGAAACCGGGCATAAGTTTCCCCTTATGCGATACGCCGATGGCTGCGGCGGGATAGGCGGAGGCCATTCTCAGCGCTTCCTCAAGTGGCGTTCCCAATTTTTCGTGCATGAAGCGGACGCAGGAGAGCATATCGATATCTGCTCCCGCCAGCGTACCATCCTCAAGGGTCAGCCGGCCGCCGTTGCGGTAAACGCGTCTGCCATTCAGTTCAAAGCCGTCATCATCCGTGCCGATCGTCGACATCGCATCGGTAACGAGGAAGATGCGGCCCGGACCATTCTTGGCGCGTAGCGCGATACCCATCGCCGCCGGATCGACATGAAAACCGTCGGCGATCAGTCCACAATCCAGCCGGCCGTTCGAAAGGGCAGCGCCAACCACGCCTGGCTCGCGATGGCCGAGAGGGCTCATGGCGTTGAAGAGATGGGTTACCATGGATGCGCCGGCCTCGGCATAGGCCATCGCGACGGCGAAGCCGACATCGCTATGGCCAAGGCTGACGATGACGCCAGCTTTTTGCAGGGCCGTCACCTGCTCCTCAGTGACGTTCTCCGGAGCGATTGTCGTCAACACGAGGGGAAGCTGCGCCCTGCAGGCGGCCAGAACGTCAAGATCGGCCGGTTCCATCTTCCGGATCAGCGCCGGATCATGGGTGCCCTTGCGGGCGATAGACAGGTGCGGCCCTTCGAAATGCAACCCGAGAAAGCCGGGAACACCCGCTTTATGAGCGGCGACGCCTGCTCCAGCGGCCTTGGCTGTGATATCCGGCCGGTCGGTGATGAGGGTGACCATCAGCGCGGTGGTGCCAAATTTGGCGTGGGCGGCGCAGATGCGGGCAATGCCGTCAACGTTGGGCTCATTATTAAACATCACCCCGCCGCCGCCATTGACCTGAAGGTCGATGAAGCCCGGGGCGATGAGCAGTCCCTCGGCCGCGATGACCTCAGCATCCGCAGGCGCCCCACTCGATAGTGTCGCAACCTCGCCGTTGCCGATGACGAGAACCTCGCCGTCATGCCATGTGGCGCCATCGAAAATGCGGGCGCCGACAAATGCCTTGCTGCTGCTCATTGGGTTTCCGTTACCTTCTTCAATGCCACGGGCGCATCCGGGTTGAAGCCGCGGGCGCGCGACAATTGCTCGATAAAGCCGTAGAACGGCGCGATCAGCAACAGGGCGTCTGTCAGCGGATGGTTTGTTTCCACGAAAGGCAGGGATTTCGCTGGGCTACCCTTGGCGGAGGTGACAAAAACGCTCGCGCCCTTGCCCGCAAGACCCGAAGCGATTTCCGTGACGGAGGTCTCGGCGCGGTCACGGGCTGCAAAAGCGATAATGGGGAATTTCGGTGCAACGAGCGACACCGGGCCATGCATGACCTCCGCGGAGGAGTAGGCCTCGGCGTGCAGTTCGCAGGTTTCCTTGCATTTCAGCGCGGCTTCCGCGGCGATAGCGAGAGCTGGTCCACGGCCCAGCATATAAAGCGATTCCTCACCTTTGACTGCCTCGCCGATCTGGCTCCAGTCCAGCGCCACGGCCGATGCGAAATTCTGGGGAAGGGCACCGACGGCTTCGGCAAGCTGTTCGTCTTCTGTCCACGCGGCAAGGATTGCGAGGCCCGCGACGATGGAGTTAACGAAGGACTTGGTCGCCGCGACGGCCTTTTCCGGGCCTGCCTGAATGTTGATGGCGTGATCGGCCGCGTCGCCGAGGGGCGAGGGAAGGGTGTTGACAAGCGAAAAGGTGAGCGCGCCACCCTTGCGGGCGCTTTGCGTGAGAGCGACGATGTCAGGGCTCTTACCGGATTGCGAAACGGCAAAAGCTGCCGCCCGCTCCAGCCGCAGCTGCGTCTGGTAGATGGATGCGAGTGAAGGGCCGAGCGAAGCGACCGGTAACCCGGTCTGCAACTCGATGGCATATTTCAGGAAATGCGCGGCGTGGTCCGACGAGCCACGCGCGATGGTGACGATAACAGCCGGATCACGCGCCTTCAGCTTGGCGCCGGCCTCCTGGAAGTCCGCACTGGCATTATCAAGCAGGCGTGCGACTGCATCGGGAATCTCGTTGATTTCCTGGCGCATCAGGGTTGTCATTGTGTCGTATCCTCGATCGGTGTTTGTCATTCAGGCCCCATTGTCAGCTCGGCGACGAGGTCATAGGCATCGCTGCGGTACAGCGCGCGGGATATTTCCATGAGGCGTCCGCTTTCCAGATAGGCCATGCGCTGCACCGAGAGCGCCGCCGAGCCAGGGGGGACACCCAGCAGCAGGGTTTCTTCATCGGTGAGGTTGCGGGCAGAGATGCGCTGGATGGCGCGCACCGGGCGGATGCCGCTTTTCTCAAGTTCGAGATAGAGCGAATTTTCGACCAGTTGCGGATCCGGCAAAATGTCGCCCGGCAGGCTGGTGACTTCGAGCGCAATCGGTTGGTCGTTGGCAAGTCGCAAACGCGTGAGACGCGCCACCATGGCTGACTGGGAAAGACCGAGCGCCATCATTTCGTCGCCGGTCGGGTGGAACAAGCCCCTGTCCAGCCAGCGGGTGCTTGCCGTCATGCCGCGCCTTCGCATGTCCTCGGTAAAGGAGGTAAGCTTGGTCAGGGGCTGCTGCATGCGGGTGATGGGCTTGACAACAAACGTACCGGAACCGTGGCGGCGGACGAGAAGGCCATCGCGGACGAGGTCGTCCACTGCCTTGCGCACGGTCACGCGGCTAACGCACGCGCTTTCTGCAATGTCGCGTTCCGGCGGTAGCGCGTCGCCATGTTTCAGGCGGCCCCCATTGATGGCGTCTTCAATCGTCTGGCGCAGCTTCAGGTAAAGCGGGCCGCCGCCTGATTGCAGGTCGTCCAGATTTAGCGCTGCCCCGTTCATCCATAACCTCTGTCACAATCCCGATGTGGCTGCCTCTGGCTATACCACACGATGGCCGATGGGCAATACCAAAATAGAACCATTATCGAACATGTATTACTGATGGGAGCATTTTTCGGGTTTTTGCCTCAATTTCAGGCCTATTGGTCGAAATTTCCGCATTAACCAAAAAAATTTTCCTATTGCTG
This genomic interval from Agrobacterium tumefaciens contains the following:
- a CDS encoding SIS domain-containing protein; the encoded protein is MTTLMRQEINEIPDAVARLLDNASADFQEAGAKLKARDPAVIVTIARGSSDHAAHFLKYAIELQTGLPVASLGPSLASIYQTQLRLERAAAFAVSQSGKSPDIVALTQSARKGGALTFSLVNTLPSPLGDAADHAINIQAGPEKAVAATKSFVNSIVAGLAILAAWTEDEQLAEAVGALPQNFASAVALDWSQIGEAVKGEESLYMLGRGPALAIAAEAALKCKETCELHAEAYSSAEVMHGPVSLVAPKFPIIAFAARDRAETSVTEIASGLAGKGASVFVTSAKGSPAKSLPFVETNHPLTDALLLIAPFYGFIEQLSRARGFNPDAPVALKKVTETQ
- a CDS encoding ROK family protein, giving the protein MIVCFDIGGTTIKGAVAYAPDDIRPVPRIPTPKTSFEDFAAGLKSVIDQSGGEPGCVSLSIAGVIDPDTGKATVANIPSIHGRALQDELEKALGLPVIVSNDADCFVIAESEIGSGRGHRVVFGVILGTGVGGGLVIDGKLINSDGGFAGEWGHGPVAATLAGNPPVCLPRFECGCGLVGCIDAIGSARGMEKLHAHLHQKEMSSEAIIAAWQGGDTGAARTIDILVDILASPLAMVINVTGATIVPVGGGLSNSRELITALDVAVRTRILRRFDRPLVVPAICRIEPGLIGSAVIGLKYANEVAVPA
- the nagA gene encoding N-acetylglucosamine-6-phosphate deacetylase; the encoded protein is MSSSKAFVGARIFDGATWHDGEVLVIGNGEVATLSSGAPADAEVIAAEGLLIAPGFIDLQVNGGGGVMFNNEPNVDGIARICAAHAKFGTTALMVTLITDRPDITAKAAGAGVAAHKAGVPGFLGLHFEGPHLSIARKGTHDPALIRKMEPADLDVLAACRAQLPLVLTTIAPENVTEEQVTALQKAGVIVSLGHSDVGFAVAMAYAEAGASMVTHLFNAMSPLGHREPGVVGAALSNGRLDCGLIADGFHVDPAAMGIALRAKNGPGRIFLVTDAMSTIGTDDDGFELNGRRVYRNGGRLTLEDGTLAGADIDMLSCVRFMHEKLGTPLEEALRMASAYPAAAIGVSHKGKLMPGFDADFVMLTSDLQMHSTWIAGEKIFDAARTGA
- a CDS encoding GntR family transcriptional regulator codes for the protein MNGAALNLDDLQSGGGPLYLKLRQTIEDAINGGRLKHGDALPPERDIAESACVSRVTVRKAVDDLVRDGLLVRRHGSGTFVVKPITRMQQPLTKLTSFTEDMRRRGMTASTRWLDRGLFHPTGDEMMALGLSQSAMVARLTRLRLANDQPIALEVTSLPGDILPDPQLVENSLYLELEKSGIRPVRAIQRISARNLTDEETLLLGVPPGSAALSVQRMAYLESGRLMEISRALYRSDAYDLVAELTMGPE